One window from the genome of Natrialba magadii ATCC 43099 encodes:
- a CDS encoding DUF5791 family protein: MFYEQRMAVPDSPADLRAEYAADLAGVVDQHGASTIADDTELDAATLEDLDADTVADLSLEEAAQIQSQVDGEPDAGTIVEIACEHLLLGMTTAVLDVDAVESELAIEMDAKEIQQKIERRAPMSFEEYVQLQHTIVDSAR, encoded by the coding sequence ATGTTCTACGAACAGCGGATGGCCGTTCCCGACTCACCTGCAGACCTGCGAGCGGAGTATGCTGCCGACCTCGCCGGCGTCGTCGACCAGCACGGCGCGAGCACCATCGCCGACGACACCGAACTGGATGCAGCAACGCTCGAGGACCTCGATGCCGACACCGTCGCCGACCTCTCACTCGAGGAGGCGGCCCAGATTCAGTCCCAGGTAGACGGCGAACCGGACGCCGGGACGATCGTCGAAATCGCGTGTGAACACCTGCTGCTCGGGATGACGACGGCCGTGCTCGACGTGGACGCCGTCGAGAGCGAGCTGGCAATCGAGATGGACGCAAAGGAAATCCAGCAGAAGATCGAACGCCGCGCGCCAATGAGCTTCGAGGAGTACGTTCAGCTCCAGCACACGATCGTCGATAGCGCGCGATAA